GGCAAATCCTGTAAGAACTTCCTTCGTTATTTCTCGGCCAGCAACAGCAGCAATACTGTTTGGGTCCCTCATCGGATTCAGCTCAACTAGATCAACATACTTTACCTTGTTGGACTCAAAGCAAGCCCGAATGAATTGAAGCAATTCTACCAATTCTAGGCCCCCTGCTTCTGGGTGACTTATCCCCGGTGCTACATCAGGTTTCAAAACATCAATGTCAATCGAAACGTAGATGTAATCCGTTCTATCAGCAATCTCCCGAATTGTTTCCGAGAAGCTCTCTAGGGTATGGATCGGTACATCTTCTCCACCAGCAAGCTCCTTTCTGTGTTCAGGTGGAGCTGTCCTCAGATCATGGGCAAGGATATCCTGCTTGTCTACGATATCATCTTCAAGAATTCTGCGAAGTGTCGTAGCATGAGATAGCTGATACCCACCATAGTCCGGATTAAAGTCTGCGTGAGCATCCAAGTAGACAATACCATAATTTCCGCCAGTACCTTTCTCGAGGCCTTTGATTAGAGGATAAGTGATGTAATGATCGCCGCCTATGAAATAAAGATGGCTGGATGAAGATGCAAGGCGCTCTGCGGCACCCGCCATATCGTACATTGCCTGTTCTGGCTGTCGTAATTCGATTTCTAGGTCTCCTATGTCCTCCAAAGTTAGCATGTCAGTAAGTGGTTCAAACTCTTTGAATTCATCATATCCAACTGTGAGGGGATAGCTGTGCGTCCAGCGGCTTGTCGTTACCTTCCGAATCTCCCGAGGGGCAAACCTGCAGCCAGGCAGGTAACTGGAGGTCAAATCATGTGGAACGCCAAGGATACCAACATCAGGCTCTCCGGAAGTGGGAGGTGGAATCCCCCAGAATGCTTCAGGTAGCTTCAGATATCCATTCAATCTGTCTCTGAGCGCCATGATTTTCACCGGAATACACCATTGGCTGCTTTCACATAAACATGCTGAATGAGGTGTTCCAAAAAAAAAAAGAAAGAATATGGCCCTCATGCTAACCTGAGGACCATCTCATGCATTCTATATTTCGTACGTGTCTCCGCCGCCTTTTCCGCGAACGAGTCTCACTATGTTGAAAACAGCACCCAATCCAACTACGCCAAGTGCGATCGCTGTGTACGGCCAACCATCCATCAATCCCTGCGAGAACAGAGACCCAATATCTGATCGAACCACAACACTCTGGCGGTCGGTGTCCTTTTCGTAGAGAGCCCCATCATACTCATACATTACAGAGGCACCAGTGAAGGAGTAACTCCCCTCGTTTGGGAACGTGACGGTATACTGCATCGTGCTGCTATCTCCCGGTTGAATTGAGGCTACAGATGTCTGTGTGTTGCCATCCACGCTGACTGAGCCATAGTAGCTTGCTAGACCGGAGTCATCTACTGTGATATTGGTGATTGGTTGCTCTCCATTGTTGGTCACAGTAACTGTAACCGTGGTCGTACCGCCAACTGCAACCGACCGAGGGCTAAAGCTCCTCGAAATCGTCACATTAGGCGGGAAGTCGTCACTCTCAAAATTGAGGACGTAATCAGAGACTGTTCCAATGCCGGTAGCATTCCACATCACGGTCTGGGAGGTGTTGTCGTACATACTCATACCGGCAACATTAGGACTGAAACCCGTGATATTGCTCGTCGTTGGCATGTTGGCTACAACGACTGAAAGCCCTTCTGGAAGTGGGCTGAAATCGTCAGGAGATCCAACGAGACTTGATAATCTTAGTTCCGTATCTCCAAGTACAATCTGTTGCTCACCAACATAACCTGCTGCAGCAATAGCGATTGGCCCTGTGACATTCCCGAAGGGATTTTGGGCTATTGCAAACTCTGGTAGAGTGGTGGGCTGAGATGCACCTTCGAAAAGACTCACCAGCTCTCCGATATCTGGGATAGCTAACATCCCAGCAGCAGAACCTCGCACATCAGTAAAGACCGATTGGTCAATTGAACCCAGCAGTCCCTCATTAGATAGACCATCCAATACAGCTGAAACCGCATCATCGAAGGGGTTTGATACCTGATCCAAAAACACGTTGATTGAATCGAATGGCAAGGTAACATTCTCTTCTTCTGGGAACGTAGATTCGTCTATTCTGAGATTGAGAAGCTCAGCGAAATTAAATCCAAATCCATCTGGACTGGACAGGTGGTTACGAACCGCGTTCATACGGCTTTGAGCTACCGAATCGTCAAGATTCACGTATGCCGCGAACATCAAAGTGAATTCGTCACCGAGTAAATCAGTTATCTGACCAGGATCGAAACCCCCATTGAATTGCGAAGGAGTCAACCCATCCCCATTGCCTCCCCCACCGGTCATTTCTGAAAAACCGATAAGGTCGAAGACATAATTCAAGAATTCACCCTTTGTTGCAACCATAGCAACAGCAAGGCAACCGTCATACATGTCATCTTCAATGGCAAGCGCATCTGATGGAAGGCCAAGCTGTCCATAGACAAGGCGAGGTGCTCCTTCCTCATCAATGCTGCTTAGCAAGATTTCAGCTCCTTCGCCTAGAAGCTCACCAATGATATCTTCTGGGTTTTGAGCCGGAGCGAAAGCCGGCGACGTGCTGGCTGCTGCGACTACTGATGGAATAACCAGAAACGCTACTATGAAACTAATAGTTATGATTTTACGTTCTACTCTCATCTTTTATCACGCTCACTCCTTTGGTCTTACTATGGCTCCGATAATTCCCGCCACAATGACAGTAACTATCGGTGTGAATAGCCAAATCAGCAATGGCGTTAAAATGTTAGAAATATCTGGCCCTGAGCCACCGCTCGCTGCTATCATAGGAATAATCTCATCAATAGCTGACTGAACAAGGGGTACGCTCAGAACATCAGTTATTGATGTGCCCTGAGGAATTGGCGGAAGTGTTCCCAGTTCTATTCCAGACATGAATAGCTGATACGCACAGAAGACAGCAATGAGTACACAGCTCAACCATGTAACTATTCCAACAACAAAAGATCCCTTCTTTGTACCTGCCATGACGCCTCCAATAAAACCAGCTCCAGCCCATACGGCAACCATGGTGATGTTGTTAAGCGGATTAACGAGCAATATATTCACCATGACCAATAAAGGCCGAATGTAGTTTCCAAGCTGGGGAGCAAGCCATAGCACAATTGTATTGTAGCCTTCGGGAAGCATAAACCAACCTACAGCAAGAACAATGCCTAGCGCGGCAAGCCAACCGAAGTACTTCGATCCGAATGTGCTAATCGTAATAATCCTCCTCGATATTATGTTCTAACATACCTCTAGCGTTCGGTCTATTAACACTTTGGTGCTGGTCTCCTGTGCGAAAATAAAAATAGGTGGAACTACACATATCCGAACACTATGTGTGGAATCTAGCATCGTATATGTGCAACTACATCTACAGATTCCACCAAAACAATGTGTACTCCGGTGCACAAGCAAGTAGATAGAGGGATAAATCACTGATGGATAATGAGGAAATGCTTCAGTCCGCATACGAAGTCATCCAACTGATGTCTTCGTTGAACCAGACAAAGCGGGCAATACTCTTGGCACTGGCCCACATCTATCCGCGGAGTGTAAGTGGTGTTCAGCTCAGCCGACTCATCGGTTATAGCGGAAAATCGAGGAGCCTCTATCGAGGCGTCCTAGATCGTCTCCAAGAGGACGAGCTAATCATGATTGATGAGTTGACGCCCAGGCTCTACGCCATTCGAATCAACAACGAGCATCCTCTTCTAGAGGTGCTGGTCAAGATGTGCAGAGAGTATGGGCAGAAAGCGCAAGAGCTGTACCTCAACTCGCTGGAGGAAGACTCATGAATAGACTCCTTGAACAAGCACGGGGCCTCTATATAGACAGACAACGTCTTGCACTGGCAGCATCAATCGTTGTCTTCTCGGTCACGCTCTATTTGTTCTATAGCACGGGTATATACGGCTTTGATACGCAACCACCAGACTGGATTCCACCAGGGTGGGCCCAAGGTTTCGAAGTCGTGGTCTCCTACAATACTGTCGGTTTTATCCTAGCTTGTGCGCTTCTGTTCTTCGGCTATGCGTTCTGGTCATGGGCTTTCCTTCCAGCACCAGCCGTTGACTATACTGAAGCGGTATTGCACGGCATTTTTGGGAGACGGACCGAAATCAAACACAGCATTGGCAAGAAGTTCAATCTTACTTTGGATGATATTGATATCCAAGTTCAATGCAGAATCCGCGGTGAAGGTCCTGAAGAGTGGTTCAGCTACGAATTAGTAAGCTCCGAAATCATTTCACCACGCTTGGAGAGCATTGCTTTGCGGCATGGATTCTCGGTAGACAATAATCACCTCAGAGCTAGCATCACCAATGACGAACTACACTTGAGAACGCTTCTCTTCGCCAAAGCAATCAAAATGGCTCGATGTCTACCTTCCTAGAGAGTTTGGCTGGCAAGACGCGCAAGATAGAACTCTAAACGAGAAAACTTCTATTATTGCCTATAGACTTCAACTGCTTGGGCGCATTTCTGTGGTCAATACAATAAAAAGAACCATTCGGATTATTCAGAGTAACTATCCTTCGATACGCGGAGCATGCGTCTTCACGTCTGAAGGAAGAATCGCTTTTCAAACAGAGAACATGCAATTAGGATCTGATGCATCCAGATTGCTACAAGTTTGGCAACAGAATCAGAAGGAGTTCACAATAAAACACCTTAATTTCGTGACTGCACTTAGAGACAAAAACAGTTTCGTGGGAATCAATCCATCAGGAGCTACATCAATAATATGCGGAACTGGAAGGGGTACTTGGTATGTGGCGGTATTCGTTCCCATGGATGTAGATAAGACCAGCATCTTGAAGGAATGTCAGCGCGCTGCAAAGAGCATAGAAAGTACAACTTCGATATTCAGTATCTAATTTGACGGTGAAAGAATAGGTTTCTGTTCAGCAATTGTTCGGGCAACCACTGCTAGTATTGCTCCCAACCATCCCAAAGATTGCATGAACTGAAACATGAGCCCCATTGTGAATCGTCCGGACAGTGTTAGATTTGCCAGAGTTACGACCAAGCCAGATATCGTCATGGCAATGAAGAAGGCAATAGCCGTTCTAGCCTCACGGACATGCTTCGTAGTCAAAACAAAACCCGTGGCGATTATTCCGACTCCACCAATTACCGTAAATATTGCAAGAAGTCCCGCCATTATTTCGAGAGTAAGGGATCCATTCGGTCCCAGCAGCTCCTCCCAACCCCCTGCTAAGCCTCCGATGAAGCCAATAGTACCGCTAGACCCTGACAAGACTATCAGAGCACCCCCGATTATGCACAGGAATAGGGGGGTTTGATTGTGCAGCCGTGACACTTCTACGCACGCGCCTCCTTCTCGTATGGTTCACCAACAGCGGCCGGCGGAACAGCTTTTCGTATGCCTGCCAATGCTACAATAACTAGAACATAGGGAACCATCTGTATGAAGCTAAGATACTGCGAGACAACTTCTACACCGAGGGTTATCTGCAGGGCGTATTGAAGCCCATCAAGGAAGCCGAAGAACATCCCTGCAAGGAAACAACCGATGGGTGTCCAGTTCCCAAAAATCATGGCAGCCAATGCGATAAATCCTCTCCCACTGGTCATGTTCTTTGCGAAAGCGTTTTCGAATCCTAAAGACAGATATGCACCAGCTAGTCCAGCCAAGCAACCACTGATAACTACAGCTACTATTCGAACCCATTCGACATCCACGCCTGCTGTATCGAGGGTGCTGGGATCTTCTCCTGAAGCTCTGATTCGAAGTCCAAAAGGAGTCTTGTAGAGCACATACCAAGAAATCACAACAATCACAAACATCAAGTAGATAATGGGCGATAGATTACCGATTGCAGTTCCTATGCCAGGTATGTCCTTAATGAAGGGTAATTCCACCGGAGTAATACCGGGTACTTCATCGGATCGCCCCTTTCTTCCCCAAACGACTTGTAAGCCTAGAGTGCTAAGTCCGAAGCCTATGAGTATTAGGCCCGTGCCGCTGACGATTTGATTTCCTTTGAACTTTACACATATGATGGCATGGAGCAATCCGAGGGCTGCACCGCCTATTATTCCAATCAGAATACCCAGCCAAGGATTTCCAGAGTAGTGGCTGGCAACCGCTCCAGTAAATGCGCCCGTAAGCATCATTCCCTCAAGTCCAATGTTAACAACGCCAGACCTCTCTGAGAACATACCTCCCAGTGCGGTGAGAACTAACGGAGTACCCATCTGTAGTGTGGCTTTGATCAACCATCCGAGAATCAGAATTGTAAAGTCACCAAGTTGCATTCTATCAGGCCTCCCCCTCTGATTTTATCAGATAGTATGATATCAAATCGAAAACCATGGTCAAGCCACCAAGAATCAAGGACATTAGAACCATAGCAAAATCGCCTACTACCAAACCTACAGCCCCAACCGATAGCCAGAATAAACCTGACACAATTCCGATTTTGAGCCCAAGCATCTTGTTAGTAAGCATAAGTATGGCCCCTGAAACTCCAATTCCAGCAGCAGCCATAACAAGTCCAGAAGCAGCAAAATGAACCGCTCCGTATGATCCGACAAGAGTAAAACCAATCAGAGAAGCAACCGAAGTAATGGCAATAGCGAAGAAATGCGGCATACCCATTTTTGGTTTTTCTTTCATCCATTTTGCTTGTTCGATGCCTCTATCAGCAAGCCAATCCATTATTCTTGGCGCAGCTACAAAGACGACTATAAGTCCTTGAATAAGGCTGACCATTTCGCTTGGGACTCCTGCAAGCCTTTGCATGCTCCTACCACCAACATTCAAAGCTCCGAAGAATAGTGCGCCCATGAGAACACCCCACGGGTTATTTGCCCCTAGTACAGCTACAGTTATGCCGTCCCATCCGAGTCCGGAAGACCATCCATCAATGAATCGATGATGATATCCCAGAATTTGCCCGGCACCCGCTAATCCCGAGAGAGCGCCAGCGATAGCCAGGGAGAGAGCCATCTTGGCCTTTGCATTAATACCAGCATATTCAGCTGCTTCCAAGTTCGATCCCACTGCCCTCATTTCATACCCTAGAACTGTTCTGTTTATCAGAATATCCACCCCCACAACAGAGAGAATAGCAACAATGAAGGCCCAACTCAGGAAATTTCCCAAAAGAAACGGAAGCTCGGCAGTCTCATTGATTAACGGGGTTTGAAGAATGTACTCATTTCCAGGTTCCAAAAACGGGCCAGCAACCAACCAATGCGTAAGTAGAATAGCAGTATAGCTGAGCATCATCGTTGTAACCACTTCATGAGCTCCTCTATAAGCCCGGAGGAGACCCGGCAAAAATCCCCACAAACCCCCAACAAAGGCCCCTACTGCAAGCGCTGCGATTGGATGAATAACTACTGGTAGGCTAATTGCA
Above is a window of Candidatus Lokiarchaeota archaeon DNA encoding:
- a CDS encoding ABC transporter permease, whose protein sequence is MQLGDFTILILGWLIKATLQMGTPLVLTALGGMFSERSGVVNIGLEGMMLTGAFTGAVASHYSGNPWLGILIGIIGGAALGLLHAIICVKFKGNQIVSGTGLILIGFGLSTLGLQVVWGRKGRSDEVPGITPVELPFIKDIPGIGTAIGNLSPIIYLMFVIVVISWYVLYKTPFGLRIRASGEDPSTLDTAGVDVEWVRIVAVVISGCLAGLAGAYLSLGFENAFAKNMTSGRGFIALAAMIFGNWTPIGCFLAGMFFGFLDGLQYALQITLGVEVVSQYLSFIQMVPYVLVIVALAGIRKAVPPAAVGEPYEKEARA
- a CDS encoding DUF11 domain-containing protein, producing MRVERKIITISFIVAFLVIPSVVAAASTSPAFAPAQNPEDIIGELLGEGAEILLSSIDEEGAPRLVYGQLGLPSDALAIEDDMYDGCLAVAMVATKGEFLNYVFDLIGFSEMTGGGGNGDGLTPSQFNGGFDPGQITDLLGDEFTLMFAAYVNLDDSVAQSRMNAVRNHLSSPDGFGFNFAELLNLRIDESTFPEEENVTLPFDSINVFLDQVSNPFDDAVSAVLDGLSNEGLLGSIDQSVFTDVRGSAAGMLAIPDIGELVSLFEGASQPTTLPEFAIAQNPFGNVTGPIAIAAAGYVGEQQIVLGDTELRLSSLVGSPDDFSPLPEGLSVVVANMPTTSNITGFSPNVAGMSMYDNTSQTVMWNATGIGTVSDYVLNFESDDFPPNVTISRSFSPRSVAVGGTTTVTVTVTNNGEQPITNITVDDSGLASYYGSVSVDGNTQTSVASIQPGDSSTMQYTVTFPNEGSYSFTGASVMYEYDGALYEKDTDRQSVVVRSDIGSLFSQGLMDGWPYTAIALGVVGLGAVFNIVRLVRGKGGGDTYEI